The genomic stretch caatttggtcacaaatttaacctcatttggatttcacatgaaggagttatgcattttagaagttgaggaaattcacttgtttaatggtaatggcccaaaatgacccataatgtttcctcttagcacatgcattttaaagttgaattttaatttgttccaaacataaaagttgaagagGACCTCTTGAATatgatcatggaattttaatggattttatctcataaaaattgagcaagttatggtcttgggaagttgacctcttaactagggttcagacaaaatgacctataatctttcaccataaaaaatgactttccaagctaaactagatcttgacttcaatatgaaagttgtttggaatgtaattaTGAGTAACCTTTAtcttgggatcattttcatatgacaaaaattgtaggagatagggtctagggaaccccagttttaaccaattgactttctctggtcaaccaccatgaaccatcttgctagcttgacattatcttgatttttgggactcatggaggatcatatatgtgtaagatgatgtaatatgaattataccttgaaatatttgatcaattgatggAGAAACATTatgaggaagtcacacaagatacccagatgaattagggcttccaaggcaaacaagcttcaaactcttgatgatttcttgatcaaaattatatatgaagaccatggggatccatatatgatgtctagagtcattttgaaccatatcttgattatTTTCCTTGCtttaagggtctcaaaccctagatatgagcttgctgaggcataggtgagcatacataccacctacaaaagaaacaaagctatacatagacatatttttggtattttggttagtaaataatgaaaaacaaagtatgatataatcaaatgtgcttggtgatctcttccaatgcaaacctaatgaatgaggggtaaggaggatgccaaggtgtgatcccaaagccaatgcacatgatgagatagcatgagggatcttagggtcaaaattagggtcttacaccgGGCATTTGAGTAGTAACCCTTCTATTGTCTTCTTTAGCAATTCGTTTCCTGACCATATGTAGCTCAAAGCCTTGTATTTAGTTTTCCTATCAGTACTTATGACTGGATTCTCCAAATATTCGATAATTGGCTTTCTCCAGTCTGTTGGCGATGAGCTATTGATAGAAAAGACTCCATGTTCCCAAGCCTCCTCGACTCTACTGGTCTCCTGACACTCTTTGTCAAGCTCTTCAACATAACTGACATTTTTGTCGAGGATATCTCCTATCAGTGGTGTAATCAACACAATTTTCTCTTGAATCTTGATCATATCTTGTAACCATGACCTAGACATCTTATACCCTGAAGCGATCTGAGTTAGATTGTTGGCTTCTTGGTTTTCGTTCCTGGGTATATGTCTTATATTTGTAACTTCAAATTGTTCTAGTAGCTACGTCGCAGTTACAAAATACTTCAGCAAACTTCCCTTGACGCACTTATATTTGCGTGTAATTTGCTTGACTACCAACTTTGAGTCTTCCTTCACTTTGATTCGACTGGCTCCCAATTCTTTCAAAATTCGAAGACCAACTATCAAAGCCTCATATTTGGCTTCATTATTAGAACACTTTTCGCTGATCCTATACTTAAACTTCGTCGAACCATCTCGAGGGGATAATATCAATACCCCGACTCCCGTTACATCTTTGTGACTCGACCCGTTGAACTACAGGCGCCATGGTTTGGTGTCGACCACGTTCAGAGATGGTTCTACCATGGCATGATCTACTATGAAATCCGCCATGATCTGGCCTTTCGTGACCTTTAAAGGTTTGAATGTTAGCGAGAACTCGGTTAACGCTAGTGCCCATTTCCCAATTCTACTATGCAGAATAAGcttagacaacatatgtttaataatatcgtagtgagacgaaacataaacatcaactggtttaatatattgctttaatttcatatAGGCGAAGTACAAATatagacatagtttttctatgAGACTGTACCTAGTTTCAGCATCTACCAACATTCTACTGAGGTAATATATGGGCCTTTCGATACCATTACAATCCTCTTGGGCAAACATGCTCCCTATAGTCGTATCAGACGCAATAATCTATAAACTTGTACTTTTATTTCTACAGGGAGGTAACAGAATAGGGGGCTTGGTAAGGTACCCCTTGACCGCGTCGAAAGCCTCTTGTTGTTCAGGGCCCTAGTGAAAATTACTTTCCTTCTTAATTTTAAGTAGCGGCGAAAATACCTTTGTTTTACCACTTATATTCGAAAGGAATCTTCTTAAGAAGTTTATTTTCCCCAACAAAGACTGGAGTTGTTTCTTTATAGATGGGCTTTTGAGGTCTAAGATCGCCTTCGTCTTGTTTTGATTGATCTGTATACCTCGTTTGTGTACCACAAATCCCAGGAAGTCACATGAGTGCACCCTAGAAGCACACTtcaatggattcattttcaatccatatttcctcattcTATCAAACGAGTGTCGAAGGTGATCCAAGTGCCCTTCTTGAGATGACGACTTCACCACGATGTCGTCGATATATACCTACATGAACTTCTCAATGAAGTCATGAAAGATGGTACTCATGGCCCTTTTGTAAGTTGCTCCTGCATtttttaaaccaaatggcatGACGACCCACTCGTATGTCCCCAGCGCACCAGGGCATCGAAACACTGTCTTAGGGACATCTTCTTCAGCAATGAGAATCTGATTGTAGCCAGAGTATCCATCAACTAGGCTCAGATACTCAAAACCTGCGACCGAATCGACAAACATTTCCGCCACGGGCATCGAATACTCGTCCTTTAGCGTGGCGTTATTTTGATCTATGAAATCTATAGAAATCCTAAGAGTTCCGTTTTTCTTGATGACGGGCACTATGTTGGCCAGCTATTCGACGTACCTTGTCGTTCTTATGAAACGACTTTTTAGGAGTCTTTCGATTTCTTGCTTGATCTTCGAAGTAACATTTGGAGAAAACCATCGAGGGTGTTGCTTCACTGGCTTCTTCCTAGGATGGATAGGTAGTCAATGCTCTATGACGCTTCAGTTTAAACCTGGAATTTTATCATAATCCCAGGCAAAGCAGTTCTTGTATTCGGTCAATACCTCGACTAGTTTCACCTTCATTTCTGACCCCACCTTAATACTTATGAAGGTTGGTCTTTTGTGGTTCCATTTCCCAGATCGATATCTTCGAGGGAATCTTGCGCTTGCATCTTCTAGGACTCATTTTATGGGTTCTTCTCGAACCCCAAAGGCTCATTGTCATAGATACAATCAAGCCTCCggctttctgaagttgttgtcTGGTCTAGTCAACCATCTTCTAGACCTTCGGCCTCACATTCCAAATTCTGAAGTCTCTCCCTTTCTAGAATTGACTTCCTCTTGTTTTCAGCCAAATAGGCCAAAATTCGAGTCAGGCTTTCTGACTCAGCAGTCATCCTCGTCGACTGCTGGCCATTCCGTAGGTGGAATTCCCGTCTCTGATTTTGTGTCTTCCTCGTTATCCCAAATGAAACCATGATCAGGGTTCAAGTTCAGAACTCGATCAATATTGATGGAAGTATAGGATCCCGATTCGTCATCACATGGCGCTATATTCGCCAAGTGTTGGTCAAATGACCTCTTAGAATCCCTGTCATTGACCCGGTAATAACTTTGTTCGGCCTCAATATTCTCTACGATGCCATCCTTTCTCCAGATTATAAGCCTTTGGTGGACTGTTGAGGGAATAACCTCTATCCCATGGATCCATTCTCGACCCAAGAATAAGTTGAAATTGGCCTTTGAGTCTATCACCATGAATAGTGTTGAACGTGTTATCGTGCCCACCGTGAGGTCGACCCGAACAACTCCCATAATATTGTTGGTCTTTCCTTCGTAATTTGAGAGGACCATGTTGTGTTGTCGGAGATCTTCGTCACCCTTTCCCATTTTATTGAACAAGGTATATCGCATTAGATTGACTGTAGCACCCCCGTCGACAAAAACCTTATTCACCCCTATTCCATCAACCTTAGCTCTGATGAATAACGATTTTAGATGATACATCATCCTAGGACTGGGCCTTTCAAACATCGCTTTCTGTTCTTCCACCATGCCGATATTCCTGACATAGTAGCATAAAGGTTTTCCTCCATCTGTTTCATCTGGTATAAAGTCTCCCTCTATTTCAGTGCCCTTAAACACCATTCCGTATTCAGCTGGTAGCACCGACATAATGCCACTATTTACAAAGAAATCATCACCATAGATATCACCATTGTTTTCATTGTACATGTCCTTGTCGAATTCCTCATCAGATTGAGGGGAATATTTAGGCTCTCCCTCCTCTGGTTGGGGAGAATACTCAAGCTCTTCTTCCTCTGGTTGGGGAGAATACTCAGGCTCCTCCTCCTTCGATTTGCCCTCGCTTCTTGGCTGCCTCACAATCTCCGCCGAACATTCCATATTCTGAGTAGCTATCATTTCCCTCTTTCCCGCTGAGCCAACAGTCATGGCCACTGTTTGATTGGAAACCATTTTTCCTGGTCATACGACCTTTGACCTTTGTTCCTTTTGTCCAGCGGTCTTCGACTGTGGAGTGGCAACGATTTTCCCAACTTTTTTGTTTTGCTGGTGGCATCTCCACTATGTCCTAGTCATTGGATTCTTTCCCTTGTAGTTAGGAGAGATTGTGTAACCTCTTTTTTTCTCTGGAGACGCCGTCTGTTTCTCCAACACCCTCCATTTTGGCTTTTGGCCCCCTTTCTAATTGACGGATTCTATCCATTTCTCATGTGGAACATCATTTGGAGGGTTGAAGGTCTTTGGCCGGGAACGCTGAAACTATCTTCTATAATCTTTGTTCCGTCGAGGTGCTCCATGCATGTCGAACACGAAGCGTGGGACAACATGCTTTTCCTCTTTCACAACCTTGTTGTCAGCCTCCAGTCTCTCGGCGGTTTTCTCGTTGAACACCGCACTGCACTTTAGACATAACATAGCTTTTGACTCGTTTCCCTTACATTTCTCCTGGAAGTCTGATAAGCTTTCTCCAAGCTAAGGGTAGGCCGACTCGGACCTCCTTTCGTCCTCCTTttcgaaaccttcagtagtttcgATTATCACGACTTCAAATGATTCAGCTAACGAGGTTGTTTTGGAAACCTCGATGAGACCATCAGCAATCTCTACCATCATGCACTCAAGAGGCTCTACATACAAAGCTTCTTCCACCTTCAGAGGGTCAAAATCCACCTGCATTTTTGGCCTTTCGCCAAACTGGAGCCTTCCTTCTTTCAGAGTTTTCTGCACCAAATCCATGAAAAGAACACATTGGTGACTTTTGTGACCAAGGAAATTATGAAACTTATAGAATCCCCTTCTTTTATTTTGTTCTAGGGGGTCTTTTAAACCCTGAGGGACGATAATCTTACCATCTTTTACTAATAGATCAAAGATTTCGTCTCACTTAGACACGTCGAAAGTATAGGTCTTAGCTACGTATTTGTCTGTTTTCTCTGGTTCGACATGGTTTTTTCCATTTGACGGCTTCAAAACCTTACACGCATACGGAGGTCCGGGCATAAGTTCTGCCACATTAACCTCACTTATTTCGACTATATCTTCGTCGTCGGAAGAGACTTCCTCGACTGCGATGTATGACACTTTTTCTTTCTTATGATATCGAACCGCCTTAGACTTATTAGCTTTCAGGCGTTCGATATGTCGAATCTATCGGCCAATTGGGCCATATCTCTCAGATACTGAGTATCCAACTTTTTCCTTTTAGAATAATCTAGATCTCCAGCTGCCATCTCGACTAGTTCGTGTTCAGGGACTTGAGTAAAGCATCGTGCTTTCAGCAGTCTAAACCTGTTCAGATACTAATCAATTGATTCAACAATCTTTCACTTAACGCTAGCTAGTTCCTTGAGGCTGATCTTTTattgtcccatgtaaaattgttcatggaacaatctctcTAACTGTGTCCATGTTTGGATTGACTGTGGAGGTAGCGTTGTGAACCATGTAAATGCATTTTTTGTCAGAGAACTTGGGAAGTATTTTAACTTCAAATCCTCATTGTTCGTTATGTCGCCAGTCTCGGTCTGGTACCTGGCCACGTGTTCGACGGTGGATTCTTCAGTATCCCCAGCGAATTTATTAAATTTAGGGACTTTCCATCCCCTTGGTAATTATGTTTGTAAGACAAAATATGGTAGAGGCGAAGAGTACGTCGGCCGCTGGAGGCAAGGACTTACTCTGTTTCACACTATGATCCGTTCAATGATAGCCTCTAGGTTTTTTCCCTATGACCGCATCGTGTTAAACTTGTCGAACCACCTGGTCTGGATCCTGGTTATGGTTAACCAGTACCACAGGGGGCCTTCGTGCCACCCTTGGGATGTGTTCGAACTCCTGATATTCCTGTTCAATAATATCATCTGTCATCTCCTCTTGTCGAACCGGTGTTTCTGGTCGAGGAGGAGGCGTGGGATTCGGACGAACTTGGGCCTCCAAGAAAATCTCCAATCCTTGTCATTTGGGTTGCCAACTGCTGATAACTCTGCGTCGAATCCTAGATCAAAGGCCTCAATATAGTACCCATTTGCTGATTTCACATGTGTACCATTTCATGGTTGCCTTCGTCCATCTGTTGTCTCATAATGACAACAGAGCTTGACGTAAAAGTTGGGACTAATTGAGACGTCAATCCAAAACCCGGGGGTCAACCAAATAGGGTTGCCAAAGGTCCAAACCCCTGGTAACGAGGGAATGGCGATGACGAGGTATCGCTTTAAGTCGAACCGAGGTTACATATATTTGCTATAAACTTCGTCGGTATTCCCAACGTTCTGTGCGTGGGAACCGTGTAACTAGGCATATGTTACCCATAGTTCCCATGGTTGTCAGTGTCGGTGTTTATGGGTGACACGACATCAGAATTGGTCCTACAAACACTGTTAAAACCGTCGATACCACACTAGAGTCGGTGTCAGTGGCCTGGGGCGTCGTTGTGTCTCCTGCCGAAGACATTTCTTCGTGGGGTCTAAGAGACGTCATTTTTCCACTGCGCAATTGCATACAACTTAACACTATCGAGGTCCCACCTGGTGTGCCAATTTGTTGTTTGGCtcaacaatctctagccttcctataagagggttacttgcaggaACGACTACAAAGTCCTGGTCTTAGTGTTTTGGGTGTATGGTTTTTTGGTAAACAATGTTCTTGAAAGGTTTAAAAGGTGTAAACGCAACTCTTGGTGAGTTAGGGATGTAACAAGGGTAAAAAAGGAACGGAAAGTGGAAACAATAAATTACTGAAACAAAAGTATAAACGATAAAGAAAGAAAGACAAAAAGGTAAACTTTTTAAGATTAAATGTCTTGTCAATATAAAGTGGAGGCAAAATACATTTTTGTGAGGAGAGTGACTTTTTTCTCGTAAACGTTTTGATACTTCAAGCTTTACCCCTACTGTAAATGTTCAAATTGGCACCCCTAGAATCTCACCTAACATTGGCTTAAATACTAGCTTAAATTAACTGTCTAGAGGTTACAAACCATCTCATGATGCCACGCATCGGTCCACTTCCCCCATCTTGGCGAATAACTACCCGCGATCTCCTTGAGTGTCCATGTTTTTTATTCACCGCCCAAAACCTTAGACTTTGACCAAGGCTTATAGGTGTCAATTTTCAAACTCGTCCACCATCCTGTGGAGGAGGCTCCGACATACCCCCTAGTTGAAGTTGGCCTTCTCCCTTAGCTTAAATTAGTTAGCTAACACTCTTGTCATTTAAATAGAAGTTAtagaggatgttgagaagagtcatatacaaaaataagcattcaaaaatgttgagaattaaaggagttgtgatccttaaaactttgacttcaaatgttgactttttggtcaaaccacttggaacaaacTTATGTACTTGGTCTTTCCTTGCATTTGAAAGaacatggatgatcatatgaactcaaaataaggtgtccttgaatGTCACATGAAAAGTTTGGATCTGCGTGCTATCAAGTCCCATGTACCACTTTAAAGCAATACCAAccagactgtcttgaaagtagtgacTCAACAGTTGATGGTTATCAATTTGAGTTaacatcttgcgagcatacatcaccaaatgacttaaaggacaagagtttcccttatacttctcgAAATCTGGAACTTTGAACTTATGCGGAATCTTCACATTATGGACTAAGAGTAGATCAtgagcattcttcccaaacaATTCTTTTCCCCTCAAAGCCTGAATCTCTTTTTGCATAGCTTGAAACCGATCTTGAAACTCATTCATCCTTTCATAGACACCAACAGTTTCACTCTGGTCAGCATGGAAAATAGGTTCTTTAACATAAGGAGTATCATGGACCACAAGAGGTGGTATAAATATAACTGGTTGATCCATAGGAACTTCAACATCAAGTTGatacccttcaggcacaaagttaTGGGGCATACCCCAAGGAAAGCTAAGAGGCATGTGGTGATGCGAAGCATTGACTGGAGCCATAGAAACAGGCATAGAGACAATTTCAGAAATCACAATCCTCTGAAGCGGAGTCTGAGGAGTAGGAGtaggttgattctgagcagccacTAGAGTTTCCATCATAGGAGAGAGCCTTTCATAATTTTCCCTCAAAGTAGTCACCTCTTTGCCGAGTTCACGATTCTCTTTCTCTTGATGGTCTATCTTTTTCAtttgattagcacgagtgttgtaCTGGTGAGGCAGCTTATCTAAAAGAAGACCAAGAAAGGAAGAAATAATACCCCTGGAAAACTTACTCAAAGCAAGACcaaaatgatgcatgatatgcaaatgcaaatgtgaatatttttttcaaggaactttaaGACATAAAACAAATTGCAAACATCATAAGTGGAACAACACATTTTGAAATATtgaaaatctcattttattaataatgtgAAGGATTACAATCAGAAATACAATTTCAATGATCATGAACAGAAAGAAACTAGATCTATGGAATCATGTCCGATGACGACCCAACTCCAAGCTAATACTTCTTGCAAAGTATTTTGATATCCCTTTCATAGTTGCTTTTCATGGCGTCCTTATCCATCACAAGCTGGTCTAAAATGCCTTTCCAAACACCAGAAGTAGGAAGATGAGTAGACGATGAAATGTTATTagaaaataaatcctcttggttCTTTAACCTCTTCGTATCATGCTGCTTAAGCAATTGTATCAAGTCATCCTTTTCCTTCAACTACTCTTGCAATTCTTCCCTctcaaggtgtgaggtgtgaaatttATCTTCCCAATcatctctctcttgcttcatcctatCTAAAGCCTCTTGCAACTCCTTTATGCCCTTAATAATGGGCGATTTGACCATTActaaagacataggtctttcCTAAGCATATGACATCTTTAATTCTGTTTCTCTCTTCTgcacccaactagtgtaaggttccaaagctacacaattctTTAATCCAAGCTCACTTTTTTCTTTCTTATGAatattgtgccaagcatgcaccatcctaGATTTCAACCCTTGAGTATCTTTCCCTTATTGGAAAAATAATCCTTTTAACAcaatgttattaggtttgtccttcatAGCGAACCCAAGTTGACATCTTGCCAAAGctggattgtagttgattcctccttgtgtactaagaagaggcacattagagaacttCCCTCAACTATCAATTATCTTGACATCGTCGTAAATAGAAGAATACCAAGTtatgtcatcattggtgagagacataagtttttgagaccaccttaaacaacCCTTGTTTTCTTTGAAGATAGGAGACTGCGGCAAGTGGGAAAGAAACCACTTTTACAGTAAAGGTGCATAACAGACAATAGTTCCATACCCCTTGgaagtcctatgatgaatggaTAAATAAGTGTCACCAAGCAAAGTTGGAACATGATTCCCAACCAGAAATATCCTTATAGCATTATTATCAACATAATTGTCAATGTTGGGGAAAAAggccaaaccatagatgagtaatgcaaggatagcttcaaaggccaccatgc from Lathyrus oleraceus cultivar Zhongwan6 chromosome 7, CAAS_Psat_ZW6_1.0, whole genome shotgun sequence encodes the following:
- the LOC127102938 gene encoding uncharacterized protein LOC127102938, with the protein product MEGILQSRVIDEAIHLRKFDVDANLTVKGDKLPHQYNTRANQMKKIDHQEKENRELGKEVTTLRENYERLSPMMETLVAAQNQPTPTPQTPLQRIVISEIVSMPVSMAPVNASHHHMPLSFPWGMPHNFVPEGYQLDVEVPMDQPVIFIPPLVVHDTPYVKEPIFHADQSETVGVYERMNEFQDRFQAMQKEIQALRGKELFGKNAHDLLLVHNVKIPHKFKVPDFEKFRLLKARCFTQVPEHELVEMAAGDLDYSKRKKLDTQYLRDMAQLADRFDISNA